A window of Lentibacillus sp. Marseille-P4043 contains these coding sequences:
- a CDS encoding ABC transporter permease — MIGIMLAKIKRFIREPWTFIIMTIMTIGFASIIGYSNSDSITIPVYSVDDHIRESIVGDILTDSDALSFKWMSEDDTAEMISSGKAEVGVELLKNDFRVLVGVESPTVELVRQTVESAYTKKIQYQQLSESTDVRDIQSVIKDPVFTIETTSFRGSDANINDNTLQPLFGFTLFFVIYTIAYNVFHILEEKTDGIWDRVILSPVKKWEMYVANFLYSFITGYLQVVITFSVFRYWIGVDFNGNFAEALLLLIPYVFAIVALAILITGFVKTVQQFNAAIPIIAVSMAMIGGAYWPLEIVQSEFMLTLAKFVPITYGMEVLNGVAVYGYSMSELLYPISILLLMGVIMTGIGIHLMEKRHI; from the coding sequence ATGATCGGGATCATGCTAGCAAAAATAAAACGTTTTATTCGAGAACCTTGGACATTTATTATTATGACAATTATGACAATTGGATTTGCTTCTATTATAGGTTATAGTAATTCGGATTCAATTACAATTCCTGTATATAGTGTTGACGACCATATTCGCGAATCTATTGTTGGTGATATTTTGACTGATTCGGATGCGCTATCATTTAAATGGATGTCAGAAGATGATACCGCTGAAATGATCTCAAGCGGAAAGGCAGAGGTAGGAGTTGAACTGCTGAAAAATGATTTTCGTGTCCTGGTTGGTGTTGAATCTCCCACGGTTGAACTAGTAAGGCAAACTGTAGAATCTGCTTACACGAAAAAAATACAGTATCAGCAATTATCGGAGTCAACAGATGTAAGAGATATACAATCAGTCATCAAGGATCCGGTTTTCACAATAGAAACTACATCATTTCGTGGGTCAGATGCAAATATTAACGACAATACACTTCAGCCATTGTTTGGATTTACGTTGTTTTTCGTTATTTACACCATCGCCTATAATGTTTTTCATATATTAGAAGAAAAGACTGATGGAATATGGGATCGGGTTATTTTATCCCCTGTGAAAAAGTGGGAAATGTATGTTGCTAACTTCCTGTACAGCTTTATTACTGGTTATTTACAAGTAGTTATTACATTCTCTGTCTTCCGTTATTGGATTGGGGTAGACTTCAATGGGAATTTTGCCGAGGCTTTACTCCTGTTAATACCGTACGTATTTGCCATTGTAGCGTTAGCTATTTTGATTACAGGATTCGTTAAAACAGTACAGCAGTTTAATGCGGCCATTCCGATCATTGCTGTTAGTATGGCAATGATTGGTGGTGCTTACTGGCCATTAGAAATTGTTCAATCCGAATTTATGCTAACCTTGGCAAAGTTTGTTCCGATCACATATGGGATGGAAGTTTTAAATGGTGTGGCTGTTTACGGTTATTCAATGAGTGAGTTGCTTTATCCCATCAGCATCTTACTCTTGATGGGTGTAATAATGACAGGAATTGGCATTCATCTGATGGAGAAGCGGCATATATAA
- a CDS encoding DinB family protein, producing MQPNDQARETILTEVNGISDENLNKKPDEKSWSIKQVLEHLFLMEGAIVKTIADQLENGEDVDTDQKPIEATVDRSKKVEAPDFADPSADYATLDEMKLKLEASHQGLIQLVEKADVDKLERKAFPHPVFGQMSLKQWIPFIGWHEKRHILQIQEVKEALGLT from the coding sequence TTGCAACCAAATGATCAAGCTCGCGAAACGATATTGACGGAAGTAAATGGGATTTCGGATGAGAATTTGAATAAGAAACCGGATGAAAAAAGCTGGTCAATTAAACAAGTGCTTGAGCATTTGTTTTTAATGGAAGGTGCAATTGTGAAAACGATTGCGGATCAATTGGAAAATGGGGAGGATGTCGATACGGACCAAAAACCAATTGAAGCAACCGTTGATCGCAGTAAAAAAGTTGAGGCACCTGATTTTGCCGACCCGTCTGCAGATTACGCAACACTTGATGAAATGAAATTAAAACTGGAGGCATCCCATCAAGGACTAATTCAATTGGTGGAAAAAGCTGATGTGGATAAGCTCGAACGTAAAGCCTTTCCACATCCAGTATTCGGACAAATGAGTTTAAAACAATGGATTCCGTTTATTGGATGGCATGAGAAGAGACATATATTGCAAATCCAGGAAGTGAAAGAAGCACTTGGTTTAACCTGA
- a CDS encoding alpha/beta hydrolase, whose translation MKGKKWPKISIGIIIILFIIDAVAGFFFYNLAIDRNQKDFLQDNTDLEVSAEAMDVFMKGDWRNWVSNQQFEEVEMTSYDGLALNGYFLPAKEPTNKTVILAHGYLGSGKDMGLYGQYYYEKLGYNLLMPDARGHGQSEGDYIGFGWHDRLDYVDWINLMVDKLGPDTEIVLHGVSMGAATVLMTSGEKLPANVKAIVSDSAYTSVKDMFAYQMKRMYHLPSFPILPTVSLVTDMRAGYSLSEASALDQVKKAEVPILYVHGNADTFVPTRMSKELYENTKSEAEIMTVDGAGHGESFVVDQDRYKEKLSSFLERYVKE comes from the coding sequence GTGAAGGGAAAAAAATGGCCAAAAATTAGTATAGGAATTATTATCATTCTATTTATTATAGATGCAGTTGCCGGCTTCTTTTTTTATAACCTGGCAATTGATCGCAATCAAAAGGACTTTTTACAGGACAATACTGACCTTGAAGTTTCCGCTGAGGCGATGGACGTTTTCATGAAAGGTGATTGGCGCAATTGGGTCAGTAACCAGCAATTTGAAGAGGTGGAAATGACTTCTTATGACGGACTGGCGCTTAATGGTTATTTTTTACCAGCAAAAGAGCCTACAAATAAGACCGTTATTTTAGCGCATGGTTATCTTGGAAGTGGGAAAGACATGGGTTTATACGGTCAATATTATTATGAAAAACTTGGCTACAATCTGTTGATGCCTGATGCTCGCGGTCACGGTCAAAGTGAGGGTGACTATATTGGGTTTGGCTGGCATGACCGCTTAGATTATGTGGATTGGATTAATTTGATGGTTGATAAACTTGGTCCGGATACGGAAATTGTACTTCATGGCGTGTCAATGGGCGCGGCTACTGTACTGATGACAAGCGGCGAAAAATTACCTGCCAATGTGAAGGCGATCGTCTCCGATAGTGCATATACAAGTGTGAAGGATATGTTTGCCTATCAAATGAAGCGCATGTATCATCTCCCATCATTCCCGATTTTACCGACAGTGAGTCTCGTTACTGACATGAGGGCCGGTTATTCATTATCGGAAGCATCCGCCTTGGATCAGGTGAAGAAAGCGGAAGTACCAATCTTGTATGTCCATGGAAATGCGGATACATTCGTACCAACTAGAATGTCAAAAGAACTCTATGAAAATACCAAAAGTGAAGCCGAAATCATGACCGTTGATGGAGCCGGACATGGGGAATCATTCGTTGTAGATCAAGATCGATATAAAGAAAAACTCAGCTCGTTTTTGGAGCGATATGTGAAGGAATAA
- a CDS encoding S9 family peptidase has translation MANSKRALTVEDLTKIAVYSDPQIAPNGETYAFVSTTVNDENEYQSQLFSQKITDKQPLQWTFNDAKSSHPRFSPDGKKLVYQSTRSGIPQLWLVPTHGGEARQLTFFKYGAVNPEWSKDGKSIIFTAELNKDDNVRDQAEQSKEERKEEEEKKASKPIVIDRLDHKSDAKGFHDSKKAQLVLFDVEKETFTQLTSSDADHGFEDVSPDGSLILFSANLDDDADYSLTNDLFTLDITTKEITKLTDGNGAYGNASFSPSGNKIACFGHEYEYSGATLNELYVIDVATKDRTCLSSSLDMQLGDAMIGDTRMGQSQEGPVWSENEEKLFFIGTDHGATGLYQADLNSNIEVLYKDNNHVFGFSYDNKTGKFILGISTPTNPCNFYQLKDAKMTRLTNANAELLEEVVLAEPETITVTAEDGWEIQGWLLHPYGFKEDKKYPFVLEIHGGPHAMYGQTFFHELQLLAAKGYIVLYTNPRGSHGYGQEFVNACRSDYGGKDYTDLMAAVDYALENYTFIDTDRLGVTGGSYGGFMTNWIVSHTNRFKAAVTQRSISNWLSFYGVSDIGYFFTKWELGQNLMDDPAKLWDFSPLKYVENVETPLLIVHGEQDLRCPIEQGEQLYVTLKHLKKEVEFVRFPGSNHELSRSGKPEMRMARLQHICRWFEEYL, from the coding sequence ATGGCAAATTCAAAACGTGCTTTAACAGTAGAAGATCTAACAAAAATCGCAGTATACAGTGACCCACAAATTGCACCTAATGGGGAAACATACGCATTTGTCTCCACAACAGTCAATGACGAAAACGAGTATCAATCACAACTCTTCTCTCAAAAAATAACGGATAAACAACCACTGCAATGGACATTTAATGATGCTAAAAGTAGCCATCCGCGTTTTTCTCCTGATGGAAAAAAGCTAGTTTACCAGTCTACAAGAAGCGGTATCCCTCAGCTTTGGCTTGTTCCAACACACGGTGGTGAAGCACGTCAACTAACTTTTTTCAAATACGGTGCCGTTAATCCTGAATGGTCCAAAGATGGAAAGTCGATTATTTTCACTGCCGAATTGAATAAGGATGACAATGTACGAGATCAAGCCGAGCAATCCAAAGAAGAACGTAAAGAGGAGGAAGAAAAAAAGGCTAGCAAACCAATTGTGATTGACCGACTTGATCACAAATCCGATGCGAAGGGATTTCATGACAGTAAAAAAGCGCAATTGGTACTCTTTGATGTGGAAAAGGAAACCTTTACTCAGCTGACATCAAGCGACGCCGATCATGGCTTTGAAGATGTTTCTCCTGATGGAAGTCTTATACTATTTTCTGCTAATCTTGATGACGATGCAGATTATTCCTTAACGAATGACCTGTTCACATTAGACATAACGACCAAGGAAATAACAAAATTAACGGACGGAAACGGAGCATATGGCAATGCCAGCTTTTCGCCAAGCGGTAATAAAATTGCTTGTTTCGGTCATGAATATGAATACAGTGGTGCAACATTGAACGAGCTATATGTGATAGATGTTGCAACGAAAGATAGAACATGTTTAAGTTCATCTCTTGACATGCAACTTGGGGATGCGATGATCGGTGATACGAGAATGGGGCAATCTCAAGAAGGGCCTGTATGGTCAGAAAATGAGGAAAAACTATTTTTTATTGGAACAGATCATGGCGCAACAGGGCTCTACCAAGCTGATTTAAACAGCAACATTGAAGTGCTTTATAAAGATAACAATCATGTTTTCGGGTTTTCCTATGACAATAAGACAGGTAAATTTATTTTAGGTATCAGCACACCAACAAATCCGTGCAATTTTTATCAATTGAAAGATGCGAAAATGACACGATTAACAAATGCTAATGCTGAACTTTTAGAAGAAGTAGTATTGGCTGAACCAGAAACGATCACAGTTACTGCTGAAGATGGTTGGGAAATTCAAGGGTGGCTTCTACATCCATATGGATTTAAGGAAGATAAAAAATATCCATTTGTACTAGAAATTCACGGGGGCCCACATGCCATGTATGGGCAAACCTTTTTCCATGAATTGCAATTACTTGCAGCAAAAGGATATATTGTCCTGTATACCAATCCAAGGGGTAGTCATGGCTATGGACAGGAATTTGTTAACGCGTGCCGGTCAGATTACGGCGGGAAAGATTATACTGATTTAATGGCAGCGGTTGATTACGCTCTGGAAAACTATACCTTTATTGATACGGATCGTCTCGGCGTAACCGGTGGCAGTTATGGTGGCTTCATGACGAACTGGATCGTTAGTCATACGAATCGCTTCAAAGCAGCAGTTACCCAGCGTTCGATCAGTAACTGGCTTAGTTTTTATGGGGTCAGTGATATTGGGTACTTCTTTACAAAATGGGAACTCGGCCAAAATTTAATGGACGATCCAGCCAAACTATGGGATTTCTCTCCATTAAAGTATGTGGAGAATGTAGAAACCCCATTACTGATTGTGCACGGTGAACAAGATCTTCGTTGCCCGATCGAACAAGGTGAGCAGTTATATGTAACGTTAAAACATCTGAAAAAAGAAGTAGAATTTGTCCGCTTCCCAGGTTCAAATCATGAACTGAGCAGAAGCGGTAAGCCGGAAATGCGAATGGCACGCTTGCAACATATTTGCAGGTGGTTTGAGGAATATTTATAG
- a CDS encoding YhgE/Pip domain-containing protein — MKNIFNIFKTDVKNIGTNWVAAILIGGLIILPSLYAWFNIKASWDPYSQTDQIPIGVVNEDVGANLRDQEIHVGDDLVETLKKNNDMDWQFVSHNQAMEKLEYGEYFAVIVIPKNFSEKLSSVISDNPERATVDYYVNEKTNAIAPKITEKGASVIVEQISSKFISTVNGVIFDLFNEIGIELESDLPDIKRFENYVFKIEEKLPEIHQTLKESMTDATNAQEMIDKAQGLIPDAKQVTNSGLQTIDDTTAFLKKAEDRLNNMAPKIKKDLAKVRNIATEANNFISKAQSTTIDFNGGKEISDQLNGKVNEALQRISTVEKALQQLKAQNDNRQNQRNKQSDDEEQTGGNLQDLNEQQQPNDQLDEALQRLEILKSGLLEAQSNIDKINSFIENKKQEVDSVIADLQNITATTAKNIDAFVKEYHDTIEPTVLQEVDKAKDTLSDAKGILTKIQSTIPEVEGILNRTENNLGEGKEVLNDVLGEFPYVNEKVNQLATHIRDIQGETDINEIIQLLQNDPQAERGFFAEPVQLNENKLFPIPNYGSGMTPFYTVLAIWVGALLLISLLAVSVRNDETYTPRQIYVGRFLTFICIGIVQTLIVTLGDIFLIDVYIRAPIWFVLFGLFIGVVFMLIVYTFVSVFGDVGKAMAIVLLVLQIAGSGGTYPVVLLPEFFQAINPYLPFTYAIDLMREAVGGIVWERAYRDIFFLAIFGVIALLLGTFLKGPINRKGKTLMKKSKESGLFH, encoded by the coding sequence ATGAAAAACATCTTCAATATTTTCAAAACAGACGTAAAGAATATCGGAACAAATTGGGTCGCTGCTATCCTAATCGGTGGTTTGATTATCCTGCCGTCACTGTATGCGTGGTTTAATATTAAAGCCTCATGGGATCCTTATAGCCAGACAGATCAAATTCCGATTGGCGTCGTGAATGAAGATGTGGGTGCAAATCTTCGTGATCAGGAAATTCATGTTGGGGATGATTTGGTCGAAACGTTAAAGAAGAACAATGATATGGATTGGCAGTTTGTCAGCCACAATCAGGCAATGGAAAAATTAGAGTATGGGGAGTATTTCGCTGTCATTGTTATCCCGAAGAATTTTTCCGAAAAACTAAGTAGTGTTATTAGCGATAACCCCGAAAGAGCTACTGTTGATTATTATGTAAATGAAAAAACAAACGCAATTGCTCCTAAGATCACGGAAAAAGGTGCTAGTGTCATTGTTGAGCAAATTAGCAGTAAGTTTATTTCCACAGTTAATGGGGTTATTTTTGATTTGTTTAATGAAATTGGGATTGAATTGGAAAGTGATCTCCCGGATATTAAACGATTTGAAAATTACGTTTTTAAAATAGAAGAAAAACTGCCAGAAATTCATCAAACATTAAAGGAATCAATGACGGATGCTACAAATGCGCAAGAGATGATAGATAAGGCACAAGGGTTAATTCCGGATGCCAAACAAGTGACAAATAGTGGCTTGCAAACCATTGATGATACAACTGCATTTCTAAAAAAAGCCGAAGATCGATTGAATAACATGGCGCCAAAGATTAAAAAGGATTTAGCAAAGGTGCGAAATATAGCTACTGAGGCGAACAATTTCATTAGCAAAGCCCAATCAACCACGATTGATTTTAACGGTGGCAAAGAAATCAGTGATCAATTAAATGGAAAAGTGAATGAAGCGCTTCAGCGAATTAGTACAGTTGAAAAGGCATTGCAGCAATTGAAGGCACAGAATGACAATAGGCAAAATCAACGAAATAAGCAAAGTGATGATGAGGAACAAACTGGCGGGAATTTACAAGATCTAAACGAGCAGCAACAGCCAAATGATCAACTAGATGAAGCGCTACAACGATTGGAAATCTTAAAGTCAGGTTTGCTGGAAGCACAAAGTAATATTGATAAAATAAATTCTTTTATTGAGAATAAAAAGCAGGAAGTAGACAGTGTTATTGCTGATTTACAGAATATAACAGCAACAACAGCTAAAAACATCGATGCTTTTGTGAAGGAGTACCATGACACAATTGAGCCAACTGTTTTACAAGAAGTAGATAAGGCTAAAGATACGTTATCAGATGCGAAAGGAATTTTAACTAAGATTCAGTCGACAATACCTGAAGTCGAAGGGATATTGAATCGAACGGAAAATAATTTAGGCGAAGGTAAAGAAGTGCTCAACGATGTGCTTGGTGAATTTCCTTACGTGAATGAAAAAGTTAACCAACTAGCAACCCATATTCGTGATATTCAAGGTGAAACTGATATAAATGAGATCATCCAGTTATTGCAAAACGATCCACAAGCAGAGCGAGGATTTTTTGCTGAACCGGTCCAACTCAACGAAAATAAACTCTTCCCAATTCCGAATTATGGATCTGGAATGACACCATTTTATACGGTATTAGCGATTTGGGTTGGTGCGTTGTTATTGATTTCGCTATTAGCAGTCAGTGTTAGGAATGATGAGACGTATACACCGCGGCAAATTTACGTTGGCCGATTTTTAACCTTTATTTGCATTGGAATCGTGCAAACGTTAATTGTTACTTTAGGTGATATTTTCCTAATCGATGTTTATATTCGGGCACCAATTTGGTTTGTGTTGTTCGGCTTATTTATTGGAGTTGTATTCATGTTAATCGTCTATACATTCGTTTCTGTGTTTGGTGATGTTGGTAAGGCAATGGCGATTGTGTTGCTTGTATTGCAAATAGCTGGCTCAGGTGGAACATATCCAGTTGTTCTATTACCTGAGTTCTTCCAAGCAATTAATCCATACTTGCCATTCACATATGCGATTGATCTAATGCGCGAAGCTGTTGGCGGGATTGTCTGGGAGCGAGCTTATCGAGATATTTTCTTCTTAGCAATATTTGGTGTCATTGCATTATTACTAGGCACTTTCTTAAAAGGACCAATTAATCGAAAGGGAAAGACACTAATGAAAAAATCAAAGGAATCGGGATTATTTCATTAA